Proteins from one Salvelinus sp. IW2-2015 linkage group LG9, ASM291031v2, whole genome shotgun sequence genomic window:
- the LOC111968427 gene encoding guanine nucleotide-binding protein G(I)/G(S)/G(O) subunit gamma-2 — MASNNTASIAQARKLVEQLKMEANIDRIKVSKAAADLMSYCEAHAKEDPLLSPVPASENPFREKKFFCAIL, encoded by the exons ATGGCGTCCAACAACACAGCAAGCATCGCCCAGGCCAGGAAACTGGTAGAGCAGCTGAAGATGGAGGCCAACATCGACAGGATAAAG GTGTCCAAAGCAGCAGCAGACTTAATGTCCTACTGCGAAGCCCATGCCAAAGAGGACCCACTCCTGTCGCCGGTGCCCGCATCCGAAAACCCTTTTAGGGAGAAGAAGTTCTTCTGTGCCATCCTGTAA